GCGCCGGCTTCGCCGAGCGGGGCTTCCGGCGGGCGGTGGTCTGGCTGAAGGCCACCCGGGAGGCGATCGCGGCCTGCGAGTGCGAGCGCGGCTGCCCGTCCTGTGTGCAGTCGCCGAAGTGCGGCAACGGGAACGACCCGCTGGACAAGGCCGCGGCCGTCCGGTTGCTGGATGCCCTGCTCGCCGGTGCGCCGCCGGTCGCCGCGGGCGATCCATAGGGGTCGGGCGGGTCGGCCGGGTCGGCCGGAGCCGGGGAGGGTACGGACGCCGCAGGTCCGACCGGGTAGGGCCCGCCCGCCGGCGCGGCGGGTGAGCCGTGTTCCCGCCTGGACGGCCGCGGGGCCGGTGGACGCAGCGGTGGTGGTGACGGCGGATGCGGCAGTGGTGGCGGACGCCGCGCTCTCCTGGCCGCCGTCGGGCGAGTCGTCGGCCCAGGTCCAGACGGGGCCGGCCCGGGCTCGGGCCCGGACGGGACCGACCGGAACGGGCGGCCTCTCGATCCGGACCTGGACCACCACCTCCACCACGTCGCTGTCCGACAGGACCGTGCAGGACACCAGCTCGGCCCCCTGCACGGCCGCGATGCGGGCCGCCCAGCCGCAGCCGCCGTCCGGGTCGATGAGCAGATGATCAGCCGCGCCCAGGGCGGCCAGATCCGCCGTCGACTCGGCCCGGTGCCGTGCGGCCACCACCGCGCCGAACCACAGGGCGCACCCGACCACCGTGCACCCGAGCATGAGCAGGGCGACCAGCCACACCGTCGCCGAGCCCTGGTCCGGCGCACTCCGCCCACGGGACTGCGACCGGACGGTGCGGCGCCGCATGACCGGGGACGACCACCTCATCGCCGACCTCCCGTCGCCGCGCAGCCTGACGTTCGACGACCTGTCAGCGCGCCTGTCCACAGGCCGGAGGGCCCGGTCACGTGCCACCCCCGGGATGCAGGGTGTCGACGTCCTCACGGGCGGCCACCGCCGAGGCGGTGAGCCGGACCGAGAGTCGCGCCGCCAGGACGCCGGGGCCCGGACAGGGCGCGTCCACGGTCACGCGGACGGTCTCCGCGTCCTGGGCCAGTCCGATCACGGCGCCCGCCGGAGCGGCGGCGCGGGCCACGGCCTCCGCGTCCGGTTCGCCCCGGGCGGCGGAGCGCGCCCCCACCCGGGCCGCGTCCACGCACCGGATCTGGTCGGAAGCCACCACCACGGCCCACATCAGCATCGCCGCCAGCAGGACCAGGGCCGGGAGGACGACAGCCGTCTCCGCGGTCACCGAGCCGGCCTCACGCCCCGCCCGTCCTGCCGCACCCGCGGTGCGCCGAATCCGTCGGCCCACCCGCTGTCGGGGGTCAGACCACATGGAGAGCCCGTTGCAGCAGTTCGTTGAGCAGGCCGGAGACCGCTTCGCTGGTGACCACGCGGTAGAGGACCGCGGCAAAGGCGCAGGCCGCGACCGTCCCGATCGCGTACTCCGCGGTGACGCTCCCCGCGTCGCCGCGGCCGCGCGCCAGCCGTCGGAGCCGGACGCGCAGCCTGTCACCCCATCGGCGCGATGCGCCGCGGAACGCTCCGGTGTCACCACCGGCCGGCTTGGGGAGGGCGGAGGTGTTCATGGCTGGTCTCCTTCTCGTGAGGGGCCGACGATCGGTCAGATCCGAACGGCGAACTGGGCGGTCAGGCCGACCACCACCGGGACGACTCCGATCAGGACGAACGCGGGCAGGAAGCACAGGCCCAGCGGGGCGGTGGCGAGCACCCCGGCCCGGCGTACCCGGGCATGGGCGGCCCGGCTCGCGGTGGCGCGTTGGGCATGGCCGAGGCCGGTCAGGGCCGCGCTCGGCGGGGCTCCGCCGAGACTCGTCCGGACGAGACAGCGGGCGAGCGGGGCGAGTGGCGGACAGCCCTCGGCCAGGCCTTCCCAGCAGGCCTCCGGCGCCGCTCCCAGGGACAGCTGGGCGGCCACCGCCGCCAGCCGCTCGCGCATCGGCGAGCCGACGCTCTGCGCCACGGCCGCGGCCGCCACCGCCGGGGAGGGAACAGAGCCCAGGCAGGCGGCCAGCAGGTCGGCGGTGAGCGGGAGTTGCCGCTCCAGGCGGTCCCGGTCGCGTTGCGCCTGCCGTTGGGCGGGCGAGCGCGTCCTCGGCAGCCACCGCTGCGCGGCCAGGGCCACCAGGGCTCCCGCCGGCACCCCGGCCCATCCGCCGACCGCGGCCGTCGCGCCGAGGCCCACGGCCAGCGGGACGGCCCAACTCGACGACGCCAGCCGCCTCATCCGCGCGGCAGTGCGTCCGCCGCGTCTCCGTCCCGGGGTCGGCACCTCGGACGGCAGACACCGCCCGAAGCGCCGCCGTGCCCCACGCCGCCACCGCGCCGCGGCGAGCTCGCCGACCACTCCCCCGGCCACCACGGGCAGCACCAGCAGTGTCACCACCCCGCACCTCCTGTCCGGTCGGACCGGCCTGCGGCGCTGCACCCGATCGGCAGGCCGCCGCGGTCCGTACCTCGCCTCGCCCCACCGACCCCGCAGACCCCACAGGCCCCGCCGACCGCTCCAGGACAGTCGCGCGGCCGCGCAGCCGTCCGAGCTCGACCGCCCTCGACCCGCCGGTCGGGGCCTCTCGCGGCGCCGTGCACCGGCCTCGCGTCCGGGCCGGGCTCGTCCGGACGCTCCGCCGCCTGGCGCACCCACGGGCCCCGGCCGTGTCGCCGCTCACCACGCCACCTCCGCCCGGCCGCCGGCGTGCAGGTCGGCCCGGGTGCGGGAGAGGCCGCAGCCGTCCGCGGCCCCGGCCCTCGCTCCCGGCCGATCCGGTTCCCGCCGACCGGGAGGACAGCCGCGCCCCTGCTCCGTCCCCTCCGCCGCCCGCACCAGCCGGGCCGTCCAGAGCAGCCCGCCGGCCTCCAGCAGCGCCCCGCCCAGCAGGCACCCCAGCCCGGCCGGCGTGTGGAGCAGCACCCGTACGGGCTGTGCCCCGAGCGCGGCACCGAGCAGCAACCCCAGCAGGGGCAGCGCGGCGAGGACGGCGATGGTCGTCTTCGGGCCGGCCAGCTCGCCGGCGATCTCTTCGGCGAGCGCCCGTTCCGCCCGCAGGGCGTCGGCGACCTGGTCCAGGCCGACGGCCAGGCCGCTTCCGCTGTCCGCGGTGACCTGCCAGCAGGCGGCGACGGCGGCCGCCCCGCTCCCGCCGGGCAGTTCGGCGACCAACCGGAGCGCGGCCGGGACGTTCCCGCCGTACCGGCCTGCGGCCAAGCGGGCGGTGGCCTCGGCGCCCAGGTCGCGCCGCAGCGCCTGCCCGGCCCGGGAGGTGACGGTGTGCAGGGCCTGTTCGGGGGTGGAGCCGCTGCGGAGTTCGGCGGCCAGGCCGGTGCAGAGGTCGATCACGGCCGTGGCGCGGCGGCGCGCCTCGGCGGCCGTCCGCCGTCGCTTCCGCCACCGCCGGAGCGGCGCCACGAGGGCCGCCGCGCCCAGCAGGGGCACGACCGAGGCGGTGGCCCGGGCGAGCACGAGGCCGACGGGGAGCAGCAGGAGTTCCGCCACCAGCCAGCGCGGTCGGGTCAGGGCGATCCGGCTCCGCAGCCCGTTCAGCGCTGCCGTGGGACCGCGCCCGCCGCAGCCCGCACGGCCCACGGCCAGCGGGACGACCGTCCGGGCCCGCGCCACCGTCCGCCGTCGGCGCCGCAGGCCGGCTGCCCCGAGGGTGAGGCCGAGCAGCACACCGGCGAGGGTGGCCGCGCACGCCACCGCGTGGACCAGGCCTTCGCCGTTCTGCGCGGCGGCCCAGGTCGACGGGTTCGGGTTCATCGGGAGCTCCTGACCGCCGGCTGGAGCAGCCACCAGGCGCCCCCGGCGGCTCCGGACAGCACCAGCACCCACAGGAGTTCGGCCTGCCGGGCGGTCACCGCGACACCCCCGGCAGCTCGGTGCCCCGCTCGGCGCAGCACTGCCGCAGCCGTTCCCAGCCGGGGCCGGGCTCGCATCCGCCGGTGGCGGGGAAGGTGATCGCCGGGACCGTCCGGGTCGGGCCCGCGCCGGTGCCGTCCAGGATGTGCAGCCCGGCCACCCGGCGCCGGCCGCTGGCCGGTTCGCGGACCAGGTGGACGACCACGTCCAGCGCGGCGCGGAGCTGGCTGTGCAGGGCGTCCCGGGGGAGCCCGGCGAGCGAGCCGAGCGCCTCCAGCCGCGCCGGGACGTCCGCTGCCGTGTTGGCGTGGGCCGTTCCCGCGCCGCCCTCGTGGCCGGTGTTCAGCGCGGCCAGCAGGTCAACCACCTCGGCGCCGCGCACCTCGCCGACCACCAGCCGGTCCGGCCGCATCCGCAGTGCCTGTCGGACGAGGTCGCGGAGGGTCAGTTCGCCGAGGCCCTCCTGGTTCGGCGGCCTGCTCTGGAGCCGCACCACGTGGGGGTGGTCGGGGCGCAGCTCGGCCGAGTCCTCGGCCAGCACGATCCGTTCGCCGGGTTCGACCAGGCCGAGCAGGGCGGCGAGCAGGGTGGTCTTCCCGGTGCCGGTGCCGCCGGTGATCAGCAGCGAGAGCCTGGCCCGGATGACCGCGGCCAGCAGGTCGGCTCCGGTCTGCGGGAGCGAGCCGGCCGCGACGAGTTCGGGCAGGGTGAACGGCCGGCTGCGGCTGGTCCGCAGCGAGAGGTGGGTGCAGCCGGTGGCGATCGGCGGGAGGACGGCGTGCAGCCGGGTGCCGTCGGGGAGCCGTGCGTCGACCCAGGGCCGGGCGTCGTCGAGTCGCCGTCCGGCGGCGGTGGCGAGGCGGTGGGCCAGGCGGCGGACGGCCTCGGCGTCGGCGAACCGGATGCCCGGCGCCCGCTGGAGACCGCGGCCGCGGTCGACCCAGATCTCGTCCGGCCCGTTGACCAGGACGTCGGTGACCTCGGCCTCCGCGAGCAGCGGGTCGAGCGGTCCGGCGCCGACGAGTTCGGCCCGCAGGACCCGGACCGTGTCGAGGACGTCGTCACCGCCGAGCGGCGGCCGGGCGGCCCGGAGGGCGGCGGCCACCGAGCCGCTGGTGGGCGGGGTGCCGGCCTCGACCAGGCGGAGCCGTACGGCGTCGACCAGGGCAGCCGCCCGTTCGGCCATGGCCCGCCCGGTCGGGGCGGGGTCCGCGGCGGGAGCCACCGGCCCGGACGGGGCCGCGTACCCGGGTCGCACCCCGGCGGACCTCGGCGCGGGCGGGACGGCCTGACGGGCCGTGAGGCCGAGGGGCGCGCCGGCCGGGCGCGGCCCTCTGGGCTCCTCGGGCGGCCGGACCACGGGAGCGGTCGGGCCCGGCTGTACGGCCTCCGCCCAGGCCCTGCCGGCCTGCTCCGCTCGGGAGTCGCCCCCGGCCCGGGCCCGAGCGGCCACGTCGGCCGGTGCGGCGCTCTCCACCAAGCCGGCCTCCGCCGGCAGCGGCGGCGCGACGCCGGCCGCACCGGTCGGCCCGGCCGTCACCGCCCCGGCCGTCTCCAGCACGGCCGTGCCGGAGGCCCGGACACCCCAGGTGCCCGCAGCCGGGGCGGCCTGGGCAGCCGGAGCGACGGACCGCGGAGGCGTCGGCCGCCGCAGGCCCGTCCCCGGCGGCCTGAGCGACTCCGGCGGCCTCCGGTGCGGCTTCGGGGCGGCGCTCCGCTTGGCCTTCCGGGTGGCGTTCCGCAGGCCGGGCCTGCGCAGGCGTTCGGTCACAGCGCACCTCCTCCAGCCACCGGCACCGGCGGCATGGCCTCGTTCAGGAAACTGGTGCAGAAGCGGGCCAGCGGCCCGCGCTCGCGGATGCCGGGCGGCGAACCGCGCTCGATGTCGGTGGCCAGGCCGGGCTCGCGCGGGAGCTCCCCGGCCAGGGGGAGCCGCAGGCCGCGGGCGAGGTCGGCTGCGGTGAGCCCGGCGGGGCCCGGGACCCGGGCGACCACCCGGAGGTCGGTGAGCCGCATCCGGGCGGCCGCGGCGACCCGGTGGGCGGCGGCCGTGGCGCGGAGTTCGGCGGGGACGACCAGCAGGCCGGTGTCGGTCTGCTCCAGCGCCTGGGCGGCGGCCGGGTCGGGATGCCGGGGCAGGTCGACCACCACCAGCCCCCCGCGTCTTCGGGCCGCGGCCAGCACGCTGCGCATGGCCTCGGGCGGGATGGTCAGGGTGTCCGACCGGTCCCAGGACAGCGTGCTCAGCCGGTGGAGTTCGGGCAGCGCCTTGGCCAGCTCGCTGCCGCTGACCC
The window above is part of the Kitasatospora sp. HUAS MG31 genome. Proteins encoded here:
- a CDS encoding TadA family conjugal transfer-associated ATPase, which encodes MAERAAALVDAVRLRLVEAGTPPTSGSVAAALRAARPPLGGDDVLDTVRVLRAELVGAGPLDPLLAEAEVTDVLVNGPDEIWVDRGRGLQRAPGIRFADAEAVRRLAHRLATAAGRRLDDARPWVDARLPDGTRLHAVLPPIATGCTHLSLRTSRSRPFTLPELVAAGSLPQTGADLLAAVIRARLSLLITGGTGTGKTTLLAALLGLVEPGERIVLAEDSAELRPDHPHVVRLQSRPPNQEGLGELTLRDLVRQALRMRPDRLVVGEVRGAEVVDLLAALNTGHEGGAGTAHANTAADVPARLEALGSLAGLPRDALHSQLRAALDVVVHLVREPASGRRRVAGLHILDGTGAGPTRTVPAITFPATGGCEPGPGWERLRQCCAERGTELPGVSR
- a CDS encoding type II secretion system F family protein produces the protein MVTLLVLPVVAGGVVGELAAARWRRGARRRFGRCLPSEVPTPGRRRGGRTAARMRRLASSSWAVPLAVGLGATAAVGGWAGVPAGALVALAAQRWLPRTRSPAQRQAQRDRDRLERQLPLTADLLAACLGSVPSPAVAAAAVAQSVGSPMRERLAAVAAQLSLGAAPEACWEGLAEGCPPLAPLARCLVRTSLGGAPPSAALTGLGHAQRATASRAAHARVRRAGVLATAPLGLCFLPAFVLIGVVPVVVGLTAQFAVRI
- a CDS encoding DUF4244 domain-containing protein; the protein is MNTSALPKPAGGDTGAFRGASRRWGDRLRVRLRRLARGRGDAGSVTAEYAIGTVAACAFAAVLYRVVTSEAVSGLLNELLQRALHVV
- a CDS encoding TadE family type IV pilus minor pilin; its protein translation is MTAETAVVLPALVLLAAMLMWAVVVASDQIRCVDAARVGARSAARGEPDAEAVARAAAPAGAVIGLAQDAETVRVTVDAPCPGPGVLAARLSVRLTASAVAAREDVDTLHPGGGT
- a CDS encoding type II secretion system F family protein; translation: MNPNPSTWAAAQNGEGLVHAVACAATLAGVLLGLTLGAAGLRRRRRTVARARTVVPLAVGRAGCGGRGPTAALNGLRSRIALTRPRWLVAELLLLPVGLVLARATASVVPLLGAAALVAPLRRWRKRRRTAAEARRRATAVIDLCTGLAAELRSGSTPEQALHTVTSRAGQALRRDLGAEATARLAAGRYGGNVPAALRLVAELPGGSGAAAVAACWQVTADSGSGLAVGLDQVADALRAERALAEEIAGELAGPKTTIAVLAALPLLGLLLGAALGAQPVRVLLHTPAGLGCLLGGALLEAGGLLWTARLVRAAEGTEQGRGCPPGRREPDRPGARAGAADGCGLSRTRADLHAGGRAEVAW